The proteins below come from a single Serinus canaria isolate serCan28SL12 chromosome 6, serCan2020, whole genome shotgun sequence genomic window:
- the LOC103814075 gene encoding lipase member K-like isoform X1, with amino-acid sequence MWLALALLPVLHGMASGECSLNSPFPKNPEARMNISEMVSFWGYPSEEYDVVTEDGYILQLNRIPHGRGNAGCQGVRPVALLQHGFLAEGSSWLTNLANSSLGFILADAGYDVWIGNSRGNTWSRRHQVLTTTQDEFWAFSFDEMAKYDLPAMISFIEQKTGQKQLYYIGHSQGTTIGFIAFSTMPELARKIKVFIALSPVTTVIFSQSPFRKLSVFSDSGLKELFGTREFLPHTALGEVVLSRFCVCSKVCKHILASIFGFNWKNTNMSRFDVYMGHTPAGSSVQNIIHWLQGVHGGALRAFDGGHMYNSLHYRQTGAPFYDVQHMDVPTAIWNAGRDCLADPRDTALLLPQVKNLVHHKLIPHWNHMDFVLGLDATEVLYREILDIMKKHP; translated from the exons AGTGAAATGGTCTCCTTCTGGGGGTACCCCAGCGAGGAGTACGACGTGGTGACAGAAGATGGCTACATCCTCCAGCTGAACAGGATTCCTCATGGCAGAGGAAATGCTGGGTGCCAAG GTGTGAGACCCGTGGCACTTCTGCAGCATGGTTTCctggcagaaggcagcagctggctcaCCAACCTGGCCAACAGCAGCCTGGGCTTCATCCTGGCAGATGCTGGCTACGATGTCTGGATAGGGAACAGCAGAGGGAACACCTGGTCCAGGAGACACCAGGTCCTGACCACCACACAGGATGAGTTCTGGGCTTTCAG ctttgaTGAGATGGCTAAATACGACCTGCCAGCCATGATCAGCTTCATTGAGCAGAAAACAGGGCAGAAACAGCTCTATTACATCGGCCATTCCCAAGGCACCACCATAG GTTTCATAGCCTTTTCCACCATGCCTGAGCTGGCTCGGAAGATCAAGGTGTTCATTGCTCTTTCCCCTGTGACCACGGTGATATTCTCTCAGAGCCCATTTAGAAAACTCTCAGTCTTTTCTGACTCTGGGCTTAAG GAGCTGTTTGGCACCAGGGAGTTCCTCCCACACACTGCCCTGGGCGAGGTGGTCCTCTCCAGGTTCTGCGTCTGCTCCAAGGTCTGCAAGCACATCCTGGCCTCCATTTTCGGCTTCAACTGGAAGAACACGAACATG AGCCGGTTCGACGTGTACATGGGACACACCCCGGCGGGCTCCTCGGTCCAGAACATCATCCACTGGCTGCAG GGAGTCCACGGCGGGGCACTGAGAGCTTTTGATGGGGGGCACATGTACAACAGCCTGCACTACAGACAG ACCGGAGCCCCGTTCTATGACGTGCAGCACATGGATGTGCCCACGGCCATCTGGAATGCGGGCCGGGATTGCCTGGCCGACCCCCGGGACACcgccctcctcctgccccaggtcAAGAACCTGGTGCACCACAAGCTCATCCCCCACTGGAACCACATGGATTTCGTGCTGGGCCTCGATGCCACCGAGGTCCTGTACCGGGAAATCCTGGACATCATGAAGAAGCATCCCTAA